The sequence AACTAACTCCAAATAAAGAATTATGCACAAAAACTACAAGTTTAACCCAAGAAACTATGGTAACGAGCACACCTAGACGTTGTTTTACTCGAACAATCAGCTCTCCAAGTATTTCATCAATTAACTCTGATCATGCAACTGCCAGTAACATTTCGGAATCAGCCAGAAGCAGCATTTCAAGAGCTTCAAGTTTTGTATGTGAATGTAAGTCCTATGTACAtagtaaattatataaattttcaaataataagtaGAAGAGCGTTGagcatattttttgtttagctGGCGGTATTTATATTACAGTGTCTTAACAAacttgaatatttcattaaaaaatatctgCTCTTTTTGACAATAAGAACCAAAATGGCTTGCTCAATTGTTGAATTTTGACGAATTGGAGAAATTgcaattttaacaatttatataaCATTAACAATATTACAAGTTCAAACTAAAATGTTTGTATATTGTTATACCATGCGAAAAACTTTgcaacatttaatttttttttcataattcatagaTTATGGTGAAAACTATGATAACTATTTCGAAAAACACAAGAGACCTCCATACAAAGGACcgatttggaaaatttatgaaccgattgaagataataatttgtatgctaaaattttgaatagtcCTAGCAATACACAGGTATTTATGGATTAAgtaatatgtaaataatatgtacaaaattgaaaaaatgcatctttttttctgaattgatttatacattcaataattataaatttattagtatttgttgtatcgatttttgtttacaattttaatgcctgaaaaattaatagatttttttgttaaaaatatttttttagtttgttgTTGCGGAGCTGTTGATTACTTATAACTCGGATCCAGATTTTGTCATCAAAGAGTTAATTCAACTTTGCGTTGATGTAGCCGGTTTTCAGCATTTCAATGCAAAGCAACATTATAGAATTGGCAGTTGCCAAGATGATAGCAAGAATATTGTAAAGAAGCTagaaagttatgaagttattGAACAACAACCGGAACTTGAGGTacatatcatattttttcaattgatgaaACATTTTACATCACCAATCCATGGTGATATAATGGTATTCTTCGTTTACTACTCATCCTCCAAAAAATGCTTATCCTCATCCTCATCATTATTAAAAAGTCTATTGACGCAACGATAACTCACTTCGATGCTAGTATTTtctgctttaatttttttatatatatgtatgatGTTACAtgccaaatatattttttgctaaaGTTGTAACATCTTTACAGTGCTTTTCAGCCGCTTTTCGGTACACCATCACAAATACTCTGTAATCAATCTAACCAAGAATTAATATGCAAATACCCAGATTGGTATCATCTTTATAAGACTAAGAAAACGTCAAAATCGTTAAATTCGGTACGCGAAATCAAAAATCGTCGTCTCACACAACCTAACATCACGAGAGTTTCGCGGCAACTAAATGCAAGCGAGGGATGCACCACCGCGCTGCCAACTTACGATAGCGACGTGGTGTTTGGCTGTTGAATAAATacatatagttcttccaatattaattgtagattataaaaacccttgccgacaattctgtttgatctaccataggcgtagatacctcattttataaatttattatttttataaatacttttaaaaatatgtatatcttatggaagaaaatattcgttaaaaggcaatggaatcattataaattggacatATACACTTAATTGTAGTCTTTCTTGGAActggaaaaaaaaatcatcattgtaactcgttaacttgctacaactcaatattaaattatttaaatgtaaataaatgagtAAAATTTACTTGCATACAAgagagtttggtttaaacagggaaTCAGAcctgaactgagcccttttgtACCCAATTCGTCTATAAGAATTTCGGTAGTCATTTATCTgtcgcaaataatcttgtcgccatcgaactatctTTGACGATTCGGCTATTGtcattattcagttttttgtattGTGTGCACATACCTTCCGACaccttcggccaatagaaaagCATTTATGTtcacgattcgatgttttcattgataaatattgatggttcctcgcataactgccCTCTGTAATTGAGAACTATACCTACAGAGCATGTTACTTTCGACCTACCGTTACTTTTGTACCCGGTCTTCCCTATATGTGTGACATGATTtgatttacaaatatatatatatatatatatatatatatatatatatatatatataaacatttatctactaaatgtattattttacaatagttaaataattcaattcacaactttgtgcaaaaaaaaacatttattaagctaattgagaataaataaagttggtttcaataatctgattAGCGTACTCAACGAATATCAAACTATTCAGATCCCAGTATCCCTGTACAAACCGTCATAAATACTAAATCCTATCctatacaatataaataattataaaatcagtaGATAAGGGCATTTACGGTCGTTTACAGTAACATTAATATAAGATAAAGATAAATAGTTGGAAATGAGCCTCTAGAAAGATGATTGAATAGGACCTAACACTGGAGATGACTTCTTTACGCCAATAGGAACTCAGTAGATCATAAACCAACCAATTAACaacaaaagttataaaaaaaacaaattgttgaaTTCATTTGAAAGTATTGAGATGGTTGAATATAAGAATAGTTTAAATACAGACAAAGAGTGTATTCCGACATCTCACTTTATAGGTTAATAAAGTagttaatgtaaaattttctacTGAAGTGGTTTATTGgtggaaaattttaatttaaattgataaatcaaGTTAATAAGTTTTAGTCCACCTTAAGGTAAAGACATGACCTTCTTGTCACTCATTTACTCCTCCAAAGACTTCGTCCCTAAtctcttttaaatattttaattttttaggaaaatggaagatatttattgatggaaagaagcacgtattttgtcaaatatttaaaaatgggACTGTacagttttttacaaaatctcaTACAATCAGCTCATAAAATGGGAGTTCTTTATGATTCCATCTTACTGAAGTGTTTTACAGTATTTTTGCGGAATATGGAAGAAAGTGGTCTTAAATGTGTTCGACATACAGGAGTCGTATTTGGTATGATAAGtcttttttatccaaaaataatttgttatagaGAAATTGTTGAGAAATTATTGTTCAACTAAAagcttatttattttaattattcagaTTGTTTTGAGGGGACATTTGGGATCATAAATCAACTGAAATATGCCATCAATGACTCTAGAAATTACTTTGTTATagcaaaaaattgttgaattattttattttcgagtGCAAGATTACAATTCCATaacaaaaacttaaaatttcttataactGGATAGCTCTTTtgttaactaaaataaatttccttgaaatttcaaatttatataaaatatctacAAATATATTATGGCAGGCAACAGTGATTATCATGATTCAATACAGTTTAATTTTTGCCTCCCATTGAAAGCGCGTATTGATGATAATTATTAACATATAAACAACTCACCGCCGTTTATAAAAAGCATTAAAGGCGTCGATAAACATCAAACGATTTGGTGTATTCGCGAAATTTTAGAGTTCCATTATAATCTGCTTCACGgcccatgtcgtggacgagctCGTAACAATACTATAAGATTTATAATAGATTTGTGGAAACGTAAcataattagatttttattcCTCTAAAATCATATTTGTTCAAGACTTTATATATTACTAAGactttcaaaatatcaataatatttaatagttgACACTGCCATTTTTTTTCAGCTGTGAAAATCCTTACCGCTATAGTTCTGGTTTTCAATAATATCGTGAATGATCCCGCTTATGAATATGCAATACGTCATAACACAGAAATAGTGGAGGAACTCAATAAACGTAAAGATATACTACAATGTTCCATAGCatcattatatttcattttccatAGAAATTGGTAAGAATTTTTCAACGATCAACTTCATTTGCATGCTGTATACTTTCAATTTGTTTCAAACAACATTGTGCATTTGCTTCACTCGGTAAACTATTTCATCATTTTGGGCCTAGATAAGTGTAACAATTCTTTGTGCTTTAAACTCAATCGGCAAACTATTATGACATTTTCGACCGAACTTTTAATATCTATTTAGGATTTGAATGACAAATATAATACTGCTCAAGATATTATGATTCCTTTATTTAGACCGTTACTGTAATATTTCAAATcggtataaataaattaatgatatcTATGGGAGACTTATATAAAACCGAAAAAACATCATTACAATATAGTCAATTATGCAAGGTTGCaagctttttaaattttttcttgtctgtattgctaaagttattagaatatcaatatttttagcCACACtgcaaacattaaattatattcatctgATAGAATTATATGGTTTTCTTTAATAACGTTggtgataattatttttcttttttgtagtcTCAATCAGGATTCTGCTGTATACATGATGAGAATGGAATGCATAAGAGAAGCTGAAATTTGGAcgaaatattttcctaaattattCGTATCTCATTTTCAAGtaataaatgtaataataaaattaataaccgACCCAGTAAgtatcaaatattaaatacagAGCCTTTTATTCCTTAGTGTCGACGGATGTAAATAGGATGAACTACTAAATAATCCACAACATTAGGGTAAGATGGTTGCCATTTCCCCATCTTACCTTATATTCTCGGATTCTATAGATACATTTCTCCATAAAATTTTGCTGTATAACTACGAGGAGGAAATACAAACTTTTGTAATTCTTCATAGTTTCTTTGGTCGTATTAGTCCTCTCTCTTCGAAACGCATCAACAACATGGCAAACACATTGTTGTCATGACTGCTAAATAGATGGTGCACGCGTCGAGTCGGGGCCTCGTGCACCCCAAGGATTAGTTTTCatgtttttccaaataaaacttCTGCATAATATCTAAATATCGTTAATTGAAGTTGAGATATATCTTATTTTGCGAATCCTTATGTTCCTTAGCTATGTATAAATACATTAGattgtaatattatttttatatttattactacAATGCaccaaaaattctttttaacaatatattttattcttctatTGTTCCAGTCAAAAGAAGTTAGACTTTTAGCACTGGAAGCATGtggaaatatatttggaatgATCAAGGTTATTGAATTTGTGAGACccgttattgaaatattaattaaggCAATATCGCAGAGATTTTATGACGTCAATATAGATGTAGCTGTCAAAGCTATAAACATTTATACATATCTCCTAGAAATGTAAgattttctttatattcgtgtacatttaaaatcaaaattagagACTCTATAGAATTATGTGATAGTTATCAGTAAAAAATGATACCTTTAATGACAAATATATACTTGAgacaaactaaaaaattaaaataaatcagCTACATTATTGGtcaattgaaacatttaaattCAAGCGGTAGCGTGATatcaattgtttataatattcataatttatattctatttttttagcACGCTATTAATATAGAACCACCGGCGCCAATATGAATAATAACTCATTCTATAATCGTAGACATTAGAAAATCTAATTACCATATGCAATTTCCCTTTCTCCGAATATAACTTGTAACGTTGGTCCTTGTTAATGAAACATTATACATAACATCCCTAAAAGTACTTAGCAAACCCTCCATATCtgcaattttaaatattacattGTAGCATTTGGCCAGAAAACTCCAAAGAGACAGTCGTCCATATTGGTTTTGTAATGCCAACCACCCGATCTGAAGACACGTACTGATGATAACCAGtcaaaagtgatttttaaaGGAAATTGCCTAAAAGTtaagttttgataaaaaaaactgtatcaTGCTTTTTGCCGAAAGAGGATGACACGATTTTTTCCCACCTTCCAGTGTTTTTAGCTAAAATTTTTGGGCTATGATCATATTCCATCACAGCGAATACTTTGACTTGGAAGATGATAGCATGTTTTTTGGTGTGTCCTCCGCAAAAGCCGATTTTGATTCcaattttctatctttttaaaTGATCTATGAAATAGAATGAATAACCTTTCAACAATTACGTTTTTTGTAAAcagaataatttataatgaattaatataCCTTCATACAAAACCAAAgcatagaaaatttatattatgtaatcaaattgtatatttatatcaacTGGAAAATAATGTGGAGAAATTCATCAATTGTTCTATATTTTCCGCcgtgataattttttaaatcagctcaacaaagaaaaacaaaaaatagaaatgaaaaactgaaaataataaattaggtaaatgaaaaatcaactcTCTTCGAGATATTTTCTATCTTACTGTTTATTTAACTATAATGAATTTATACTCGCAATTGACAGAAATCCTCTATCTTTTCCAGAGTTCCTGACTTAGTATCACATGAAATGATAgccaaaatgaaaaaattagtttttgatgaACATGCTCCAGTAGGACAGGCAGCTTGTAATTGTTTGTTAGCCTTTTTTCACAAGAATGCTGCAAAGTCAAATCATCTTTTACTTGCTTTGGCAAACATACTTATTTATGAAGTAAGTTCATTACTGATCATGGTTACAGCTGCAGGATCATAATTTACCCTGAATATTCAGAACTAAAATGAGTATCTTctatatattgattaaatatattatagcAAAACACTCCTCTTATATAATGTTGCCTACAAGATCTTCTATGTTACATCTACGTTTCAACATCTTATCCATAAAATTACAGTCTCAAATATTTACTTTACAGGAAGGCGATTGCAGTAAAGAGCTTCTAGTAGAAGGTTTCCTCTATTCTTGTGAACAGATGCAAAACTGGCCATTATTCTGTAAATGTATCTTAAGCGATAAAATAAGCGATCAAGAACGGAGAgctatttctgaaatatttgcCGAAGCAGTGAAACAACGATTAAAAGGGAAACCTAAAGTTAATAGACTCATGTCGAAAAATAGTAAGTGTGATACGTTACAAATTTTGTGCTAATAGGCTTCATATACTTTATTCCTCCCTATTTTGATTACCTTTTTATCGTGATAATCCTACAGTTGTGTGGAAGCGATTTTGCACTTCAGTGCTTCAggatatttgttttgatatataattatgaattattattttactttcaGTTATTACCCCGGACCCATCTGCCCATCAACCAGTTGCTGAAGTCTTAGATACcataaacataataattttgaatacaaatgatatgctaataattataaatatgttgGAAGTGATTCTTCAAGTCCATAACAATTTCCTGGATAAGAATTTTTGTAGGGTATGTATGAGAATAGTTAGtgatataaataagaaaaaatatcttatCAATCACATTTTACATAGTTCTTCATCATCCTTTCTCATTAGGAATCCTGCTTCCTTCCTCCACATTTTTCTATAGGTTCCCATTTTAGTAGTTTCTATGGTAATTTGTAATTCGGAATCCTGGGCGTGAGTCTACCATTTGAACGCTCTATTTTATACCGTCCTCTGTCATTATTTGACATAGTTTTAACGttttattccaataattattgttgttttaaaCATAATCCAAAATCTAGTTCTACAGTTTAGTCTTGGTCATACCAATTTCTGTTTCCATATCCATTGAACTCAGGATTTCTTATTCACTTTGATGCGCCTAGGATCGGTTCTGATAAGCTGGCTGATATATTTTTGGGGTATTTCGTTACCAGTTACTTCAATTTCCTGAGAAAGTCTGTGAAAGATGCTGCAAATTCAATATCATATCCAAGGTATGTTTAATTGGAAGCAAGTCGAGTGATTTAGGTGGCCAGAGTGAACAGTTGAAGTGGTATTGATCAGTGAATGCTTTTGCAACATATGGTCTGATTTCATTTTGCAAACAAAAGGGTTTTGCATGACTCGACAGTATGGAATGACATATTATTACTTATAGGGTGAGTGAAATGcttcttctaataaaaaatagtaatgaTATGCTACCATATATAATAGCACCTCATAACGCCCACAGTTTAATGCACCTGAAGATCCTTATTAAAATGTGGATCTTCTATTTCTCCACGTCGTCTTCTCACTCTTGTCCGATCATCATGCACTCTCAAACAAAAATGGAACTCGTCATCAAAAATGATCAGATTCCATTCCTGGCACCCAGTGATTTTCCTCTTTATGCCATAGGAGGCGGCTACGATGGTATTCAGCTGTAAAGTCAAAAGGCAAAGACTATATTCATTCTTACATGCTACTGATTTGGGATTGCCTAGATGCTGCTAAACCATTCTGTAAGATATAAAAGCTTTAATCGATGGTCTTATTTTGTGATCACTCCTAGATCCCATGTCTGTATGACCTCGGCTTCCTTTGAGTGTCTACCATTATTATATTACCATACAATAGATGCAATCTTCCATTACTGATTCTTTCCATACCAATATTACATAATTTacattaagaatttttcaatatatatttttaggaaTACAGtgatatttccgaaaccattttacaattattcaatcaatattCAAACGAGAATTTATTGAAGCATTCAGCCGAAGTATTGAAACACCTTAGTGACATTCCCGATTTTGCTGAACGAGGTAGAAGATTTGCTAGAATACTTCATAAGAATCATGCTAACAAGCTTAAAGCATTTTTAAAAGAACCAGTAAGTATGCTCTTATAATGTTTTTGGTGTGGGTTtattctttcaataattttcaacagGATATCTAAtatgttttcataataattctGACATCCACTCAAATAGTATGTGCTCTGTAGTTTCTTCTTTTGATCGACAGAATCTATAGAGAGACTCCTATAAATCCTATCAATTTTAGatgtatatttaaaatagcCTGTTAACAGACAACAGTTTTGACCGTTTTCCTGTTTTCATTCATCAGTTCCTCGTGGATATTGGCGATTGTTATAATATGAACTCCCTCATTTGTCTAGAACCTAAATTTGTACTCCAACCATATTTTAGTGACCGTATTAGTTGATGTTTCAGCAGCGCTGGTGAAGAATTCCGGTCCTACGAATACCATTAACACAACTTCTTTGGCTATTTCGTCAGCCTTTCCGTTACCCTTTTGATCTTCGTACCCCATGATTTTACTACCTTTTGATTTCTTCCGATACTTTTGAGCCGTTCGTGTAACGGATTGTTCCCTAGTCTGTATGGGTGCACCTTTTCAGACTTTCCTAGACATATCACTTTACTTGTAACAAGAAATTCATTAATGAAGAAACAAATCATAATCGTCAGATTGTATTGAAAttacattttctaaaatatatatttttttttattataggaCAAAAAAGGACAAAACTATGCTCTAAAAGTAGCTATATTGtacaaacatttcaatttaaatgatttgttttcttttgcTGAACTTACTGATCCTCTGGAGGACGCTGATTCAAAGGTGAGATTTGCATTGGATGGCAGTTTAAATTACACATACTATTTAAATttagtatttaaaaattaaaaattacttcatcTCGTGGTAACTATTCACTAGAATCTACTTCACTTTAACGATAGTTATAGTTATAGTTAACGATAGTTTCAAAAGTCTTAGTTTCATGAATGAAGAATgtttaaagtaattaaaattcattataaataagttATCAAATGAAATGATGTtagttgaataaattaatttacaactttgtaaaaagctatttattaagcaaaaaatatgaataaataacgtagtttcaataatctgacaaCTGTACTCGTTTAATGTCAAAACTATTGAGAACACAATATCCGTGTATATGCTCTCTAAAATACTAATCTTACTGTAcacaaaagctataattaattatatgtatggTTCCTagagtcacattaatataaaataaaagtaatttcatACGTTAATGgacttcaagtgtctaaggaaCACCTATAATCGCTTAAATTTAACGTTGGTATCCATTAGGAGCGATCAGCGTACAAaaaatcttaacgaatacaatagtAACTGGAAGTTGAATAGGTCGATTTATAATTCatcacagtcacattaatatggACAAAAATTAGGTAACCCGAGACGATACGTCAATGGAGGGTAAAATAAGAGACACATTGTATCACTTAATATATGATTAACAGATCCTAAATCAGGAGTAGTGAGATAATTTGTTCCAAAtatgaagttgaatttcaactcacttagttcaattttttccaaccatctaaaaaataattctttggaAGTTTCGCAAAATAAGCGTTTGTCTCCATAAATTTATCTGGAATCGTTTTCCACCCAGCCATTTTTGACTTTGAGAACAATAATCGGAGTGAGTCATATTAGGTGAATATGGCGGCTGTATGGTAATGTAACGTAGTTCGGTTAATTTTGGTGCAATTTTAACGGACAAATGGCCAggtaaataaatagtttttctttagtAAATAATGGCTCCAGATACTCTGCATCATCCGTGGTTATACGACCAATTTTAAAAGCACAGAATCGCTTACAATTAATTCCAGGGGAGGGACTATTTTCAGAATAACTCTTCCTCGCTTAGTTCAATTGTTTTTCCacgtaataatttttattatctatacTTACCTAAAAACGGAAACAGCTTCCCTAATATGAGTTACGAAAATGTTATCCATCTCTAAGAAACCAGTATTTccccaaaaaaattatttatttgtaaacacCAATTGCATTTTCATCATATTATGCATTAATACTTGACATTAGCCTAGGAAATTGGGCAAAATCACTTTTTTCGTCACCGCTGTATATTGTTagtattctttatttataaacacCAATTGcatattcatcatattttgcATTATTACTTGATATTAACTTAGGAAAATTCGGCAATATCACTTTTTCTTCGCCACTGTATATTGTCAGTATTATTTAAAGTTTGCAATCACTATAGCAAAGGTTTCGGGGTAAAAAGTTTTCCCTGTCCGATCTCCAAGGTTCCTTCTTGTGGGAATAGTCCAGTCAGGAACGTTTTGAACACATCTACCACTATACAACACTCCCAATTATATTTACGTTTTGCTAACCAAGTTATCGCTAGCAGTGACTAAATGCTTACTAGGGTgcctgaagatgataatttagTTATTGAAACAAGTctattcatgaaattttagtgaCAAGTTTTTTTGAAACAGATCAGCGGATCATAATACAGATCGAGACTTTGATGATGAATAATGAAAGTCtgataaaatatcatttattgacaaatttcaaataaatcaaaatgcTTGAactgataaatttattaattttattttatttatagacagTGTCTTTTCTTTTAATATGTTGTAAGTGGTACCTTATATGGGATCTGAGAAAATTGGCCGAAAACAACGGAGGAGATCAACAAGAGTTACAAAAATCAGTTGTGGCGTTACTAAGCAAGTGTAGGATATTTAGTATaatatgtttcaatttattccaaCATTCTGAtgataaaacattaattttggaGGTAAATATGTCATATATGTGATCATTTAAAAGATACATACCTTAACCAGCCAGATCTTAACTGAGAATGGAGACTGAGTAATACCTTATTTAAAGATAGCAAATTCTTTATCCTTTTTTTGGTAGTTTTGgataaatcaagaaaaattgtGGAGATGTTCAATTGTTTCATAATAACAAAATCGCTGATTTTCCTA comes from Diorhabda carinulata isolate Delta chromosome 8, icDioCari1.1, whole genome shotgun sequence and encodes:
- the LOC130897361 gene encoding uncharacterized protein LOC130897361 translates to MASPLKKIKLTPNKELCTKTTSLTQETMVTSTPRRCFTRTISSPSISSINSDHATASNISESARSSISRASSFVCEYYGENYDNYFEKHKRPPYKGPIWKIYEPIEDNNLYAKILNSPSNTQFVVAELLITYNSDPDFVIKELIQLCVDVAGFQHFNAKQHYRIGSCQDDSKNIVKKLESYEVIEQQPELEENGRYLLMERSTYFVKYLKMGLYSFLQNLIQSAHKMGVLYDSILLKCFTVFLRNMEESGLKCVRHTGVVFAVKILTAIVLVFNNIVNDPAYEYAIRHNTEIVEELNKRKDILQCSIASLYFIFHRNCLNQDSAVYMMRMECIREAEIWTKYFPKLFVSHFQVINVIIKLITDPSKEVRLLALEACGNIFGMIKVIEFVRPVIEILIKAISQRFYDVNIDVAVKAINIYTYLLEIVPDLVSHEMIAKMKKLVFDEHAPVGQAACNCLLAFFHKNAAKSNHLLLALANILIYEEGDCSKELLVEGFLYSCEQMQNWPLFCKCILSDKISDQERRAISEIFAEAVKQRLKGKPKVNRLMSKNIITPDPSAHQPVAEVLDTINIIILNTNDMLIIINMLEVILQVHNNFLDKNFCREYSDISETILQLFNQYSNENLLKHSAEVLKHLSDIPDFAERGRRFARILHKNHANKLKAFLKEPDKKGQNYALKVAILYKHFNLNDLFSFAELTDPLEDADSKTVSFLLICCKWYLIWDLRKLAENNGGDQQELQKSVVALLSKCRIFSIICFNLFQHSDDKTLILEVFSTVCEFYYLFTKELKHPIQLNTLFKDLEIKIDNPNQGNILVKLLEENVICSKIMPLTERRKHVISYVDIINCGVLPPESFVNIFKYFYLYNKEYGHIIEHSLTELSKYKDSNVIHFIVVYTLISVYEKMLGKHGVVDPRSEEGVQLKLLAKQFATFKHFHDRSNLFKLLCLLIDYAFKDEVNLSFLGITKCFVTLLNNDEDRKKM